The genomic region ATAAATTTTTTTAGATATATCTTGGATATGGAAAGTGATGTGGAGTAACCCCATTAAACGAATAGAACTGTAAATTAGAATAAAATTTGCTTTTATATTATCTTAATTAGAAAAATAGGGTTTGATATTAACCGGCATTCAAATTAGGTTAAAAAATTAAAATTAAATGCTGCTATTTACCTGGAAATGGTTATTTTCCCATTTTTTGTTCAACTGAACCCACTTTTTCTTCCATTGTTTTGTCTGTATCCCTTCGGTCGTCTATTTTTACATGGGTTTCAACTCTTTGTACGCCTTCTCTAAATATGGATTCGTGAGCGGCTTTTATTGCGGTGAAAAGTTTGTCCGGATTATCTGTTTCAATTAAAGTGCCCATTCCTGTTAGCTTATAGTTAATGCCATTATCTTCTAATGCAGATGTAGCAGCAGCTATATATTTACTTATGCTTGTATCACATGTCCCAACTGGGACTATGGTTAGTTCTGCAGATATCATAATAAATTATATGTTTAATTTAGTATATCAACATTTTTAAGTGAAATAAATAACAAAAATTAAAGGTTCTTAAGGTTTAAAAT from Methanobacterium veterum harbors:
- a CDS encoding MTH1187 family thiamine-binding protein, coding for MISAELTIVPVGTCDTSISKYIAAATSALEDNGINYKLTGMGTLIETDNPDKLFTAIKAAHESIFREGVQRVETHVKIDDRRDTDKTMEEKVGSVEQKMGK